Within Takifugu rubripes chromosome 20, fTakRub1.2, whole genome shotgun sequence, the genomic segment ACTTTAAGGCTTGGGGGGAATTTAATACACGTCTCCTATGGAAATCAATTACAGCTCACAACTTGGGAGGGTTACTTGTGATAAATGGCGAGGCTTTGATAGGTCACAGAGAATAAAGTGAGCTTCGCTTCACTTGCCTCCATTTTCACTTCTCTCCATTTCCCTCATGCAAACAGGAATACATTAACTTACCGTGTCTCTTCATATAATGAGAGGAGGTTATGCAAAATAATCGTTTTCAGACCCCAACGGCTCGTTGTGTCTTTCTGTTTTACACTGAGCCAATACCAACCTTGAAATCCCACAAAGTAGCAGGCCTGTTTGGGCTTCCCCCCAATGATGCCTATGCAGTAGTCCAGACTCAGAAAGCTCTAAATGGAGAAAGGGACAGGGAGGATTTGCCTTTGATAAAAGCACAGGCATGTCGctcttttaaatgttgcattgtTCAAGCATATCTCACCTTTGCGAGGTTAAAATAATCTGGATTCGTCTTCTCGCCGCCCAGCCGCACCGGGACGAGGATGATGACGGCCCGGCTGTctggagaggctgaagctgGCTGGCTGTTGTGAGAGGATGAAGTCACATCAGGCCTCTCAgcggctgctgatgctgatgctttGTGGCTGTCGATGACATCAGCGCTGTACACTGGAAATATAGACGGCGGTCTTCTGTCAATTCTTTTTGTCCTCATTTCATGAGATGTATATTATCAGAAATGTCATTTATTGTGGTTGAAAATTTCCTAattcgtttttaaaaaaaaataaaatgcttttataCTTAATAAACAGCAATTTTTTGTCTTATTCTGCCATTACAATATGCAGCAGAAGTCCTTTTTAGGCAACAAATAAGCACAACCGAGCTGTCCAAGTTGGAGTCAATAAAAACAGAACCTatatagatttttaaaaagctgcaagaagtttgtgttgttgttcagAAATAATTAACTGAGGGATGAGCTGAACAGATGAATATGGGAGTGCGGAGCTAAATCTTTTAGCCTGCATTATACTTATATACTGATATAACCCAGGCAGTGAGGATAAGGGTCGTGTTTTGAACTTGAGAACAGAAgactcctgctgctgtgagaaGGGGAGAGACAGTCAGCGTGAGTGCTGCGGGCTGGGACCAGGCTCCTCGTTCTCACCTGTGCAGTCCTGCGAGACATAAGAGGAAATACCTGCGAGACAAGGGTCCCTCGCTTCCTCAACAGCTTTCCTTAGAGCGGTAGGAGATGGAGAAAGGAAGGAATCAGGTAAAGCAGGGAGATGCTAGCTGGAGGATTTATAAACACTAATTTTGCAGGCGTCTTCCTAATTAGCCAGACTTACTTGAGAATGTGTGCCACCACAGCAGGCCCGTACCATTCCCCTGCCCGTTTCCCCATCGCCAGGCCCAGGCGGACCATCCTGTGGAGGCCGAACTGAGCCGACGGGCTGTCCCCGAACCAGGACACCAGAGTTCGGTGGAAGCCCCCGTCCGTGTGGACGCCCGCTTCCTCACCAGATCCTGCGACCTGCCTTTGGGACACCACGGGGTCAGAGGGTCCAGGAGAAGCTTGCAGAGAAGACTCAAGAGAGGCCACCAGGCGCTTCGCTGCAGAGGTGGTCCACGTCTCTGTGTCCAAAGGCTGCAGTGACATCGCCCCTGACCAGGTCCAGTCTAGGGGGGAGGATACACTACTCTGAGGTTTCATGTAAAATACTTGGCAACAGAAATCACAGCTCCCAACATAAACCCAAGGCCTTGCGGTGGAGGACAGGAGCCGCCTACGGCCTTTCCAGATAATTATAGGAGGAAGGCAATTACAGTAATCTTTTTGACCAGATGTTTAGTGACAATCCTTCAAAAGTTGGGCAATTTAGCTAAGAACAGACAGATGACTGTCCCATTCTGAAAAACAAGTGTCCCGGTATCTCACTCCAGCAGGACCGTACAAAAATGAGAGCCGCAGGCAGTAACGAGAGGAGTGTCCCGGCTCGTAAAACAGGCCAGATTAAAGTCCGAGGCATTAACAAAATGACCTTGAACCAGAAGTGAATTAGAGGGAAATTGATTAATAAATATGTTTAAGTGGCCCTTAGTCATTTTATAGAGAACTATTTCATTCGAGGCATATTTGAGGTCTGACAGAAGAACAAGttttaaatattgttttctAAATGACTACATTACGCTGGCAGTCATCTCATTATATGGACCCATTAAGTCTGGGACACTTCACAGTCAAAAGGTCTCGCAAAGACTTGCGGGATTCATTTATGTTACACGGCTCGCATCAACTCATTTAAATGTGTACTTTTGGGTAAAAAATTAGGAAACTCTTAAATGTGGCTAGccatgaatttaaaaaatatattgcGACGTTACAGTTCGCCAAATTACTGTCCGCGGTTCCCCCATCGCTCCTCCGCTCACCTCTGCCCAGAAAGTGAAGAAGGAGGGCCTGAGCCAGCATCATCTGCCCGGCTCTCAGCATGCAGCCCCAGCCGCAGTCCGAGGTCAGAGAGGAGCCGGGCAATGGGGGAAACTCCTCTCTGTAGGTGAGCCAAATCCGGGACCCAAAGTCTCTGCGGAAATCCTCCACATTACCCATGACACCTTCCTCATCAGAGGCCTCTCGGCAGGCTTCTGTCTGACCTTCATCCTCTGAAACGAGCGCATCAAAAAGGGTTGACATGGCCGAACAGGACGAGCTTGTGTGTGGTAAACAAAGGCTTTAGAGGAGATTTCTGTGAGCCTGTATTCTTTTATCTTTTACACGCACCTTCGGCTTTAAAATGGTAACATTTTCCAAGAAGAAGGACCGGGGAATTTCTGCTGAATGATGTCTTTGGTTTCAGAGCccaacctacacacacacacacacacacacacacacacacacacacacacacacacacacacacacacacacacacacacacacaccattcagtgTTTTCTAACTCAGTAATATTTGCACCTACAAACTTCTTTGCAAATCAGAGTTGACACCATAACACATAATTGTTTTAAGATATTCTAACCTGGTTTcctttaaatgtttgatttgttCAATGTTCTATGAAAAAAAAGGGCATAACACTTTTCCAACCTTAAAACTGCAATGCAATTTACAACCCAGTTGAGAAAATAAGTCCTTAAGTGCGATCTATAAAAGCAAGCaaaccaaagtgtgtgtgtgtgtgtgtgtccgcctCGAGCCGATCACTTACTGTATTTGACATTGTGCCACACTGACAAGAACTTTGTCTTTCCTTTCGTTTCCATTTGAGCCAGAAGGGCACGGGGTCCATTCCCACAGCGCTTTCAAACTCTGCCAGCGAACAGTTACACACTCAAAACGGCGTCAATTTACAAAGCAAAAACCACAAGTGCCACAAAACGGTTAACCACCAAGAATGTTTCACCGGCTGTGCTTGTACTGGTGCACGCAGAGCAAACTGTTACCTTAGAACTTCCTCCATACGTGCGTGTTTCACATCCACAGTCACAGGGCGAGACCGTTGGAAATTGTAGCGTAAAAATATCTTCAAGTGCATTTAAATGAATTGCATGGTCTGTCGTTACGTCCCCACTTTCGAAAACCAGAAATTAACATCGTAATCTTTATCCAACGTTTAGATGGAGGAAGTGGAAAACGCGGGTCACGTGATCTCGTGTTTCCGCCGGTGACCATTACTTCTCGAGCCTGGGACTGTGGGGGCTTGTTTTTAACCAGCCATGCACGAGCGGGCGGTGCTTAATAACTCCCCCTCCTGAACTACGTTGCGGACGACGAGCGCCCGGTTTGTTTGTGTTGCGCCGTGCTTTGAAATAAGCGCCACTTATTTCTTATGGCCGCACTGACAAAATAAAGCGCCGCAGGCACCGTTTAACTTATTGTCTCACATTACTGTCAGTACTGCGCAGGGAGGACTCGTTGTTCATGACCTCTATCTGTTTTTCATAAACTGAGACTCAACAACTAACCAAAAATATGCACGTCCATAAAACAATCAGGCACTAACGTAACCT encodes:
- the atg4c gene encoding cysteine protease ATG4C isoform X2, with product METKGKTKFLSVWHNVKYSWALKPKTSFSRNSPVLLLGKCYHFKAEEDEGQTEACREASDEEGVMGNVEDFRRDFGSRIWLTYREEFPPLPGSSLTSDCGWGCMLRAGQMMLAQALLLHFLGRDWTWSGAMSLQPLDTETWTTSAAKRLVASLESSLQASPGPSDPVVSQRQVAGSGEEAGVHTDGGFHRTLVSWFGDSPSAQFGLHRMVRLGLAMGKRAGEWYGPAVVAHILKKAVEEARDPCLAGISSYVSQDCTVYSADVIDSHKASASAAAERPDVTSSSHNSQPASASPDSRAVIILVPVRLGGEKTNPDYFNLAKSFLSLDYCIGIIGGKPKQACYFVGFQDDSLIYMDPHYCQSFVDVSTSDFPLQLCEAAT
- the atg4c gene encoding cysteine protease ATG4C isoform X1, which produces METKGKTKFLSVWHNVKYSWALKPKTSFSRNSPVLLLGKCYHFKAEEDEGQTEACREASDEEGVMGNVEDFRRDFGSRIWLTYREEFPPLPGSSLTSDCGWGCMLRAGQMMLAQALLLHFLGRDWTWSGAMSLQPLDTETWTTSAAKRLVASLESSLQASPGPSDPVVSQRQVAGSGEEAGVHTDGGFHRTLVSWFGDSPSAQFGLHRMVRLGLAMGKRAGEWYGPAVVAHILKKAVEEARDPCLAGISSYVSQDCTVYSADVIDSHKASASAAAERPDVTSSSHNSQPASASPDSRAVIILVPVRLGGEKTNPDYFNLAKSFLSLDYCIGIIGGKPKQACYFVGFQDDSLIYMDPHYCQSFVDVSTSDFPLQSFHCPSPKKMPFTKMDPSCTFGFYSRSAQDFERIKHELTELLQPSAKEKYPAFIFVQGHGRDYDLSASLSPEKREWPFIRDPRRSGSTVGDFVLL